One Polaribacter sp. SA4-12 genomic window carries:
- a CDS encoding alpha/beta hydrolase, protein MIKNISLFLCLFLLITSCKVIPSKKEKDETKVEEKKSTKAANVSILEKEFVVDGLNDISHKIWLYLPPNYDASKEKYNVIYMHDAQNLFDDATSFVGEWSVDETLNSLYKKKGKSFIVVGVENGGTHRIEAYTPWKNLKYGGGKGEIYVDFLVKTLKPFIDKNYRTNSEAKNTAIIGSSLGGLISFYGGLKHPDIFGKIGALSTSFWFSNKVNDFAEQNGNQKNTKLYLLVGDKEGASMVPDTDNMAERLIDSGFPSDNIKTKIAPGGKHTESFWKAEFLEVITYLYNL, encoded by the coding sequence ATGATCAAAAATATTTCACTTTTTTTATGTCTTTTTCTATTGATAACATCCTGTAAGGTAATACCAAGTAAGAAAGAAAAAGATGAAACTAAAGTAGAAGAGAAAAAATCTACAAAAGCAGCCAATGTTTCCATTTTAGAGAAAGAATTTGTTGTTGATGGTTTAAATGATATTTCACATAAAATTTGGTTGTATTTGCCTCCAAATTATGATGCTTCAAAAGAAAAGTATAATGTAATTTATATGCATGATGCTCAAAATTTATTTGACGATGCTACTTCTTTTGTTGGAGAATGGAGTGTTGATGAAACCTTAAATTCACTTTATAAAAAAAAAGGAAAAAGCTTTATTGTTGTTGGTGTAGAAAACGGAGGAACACATAGAATTGAAGCATACACACCTTGGAAAAACCTAAAATACGGTGGAGGAAAAGGTGAAATATATGTCGATTTTTTAGTAAAAACTTTAAAACCTTTTATTGATAAAAATTACAGAACAAACTCAGAAGCAAAAAACACTGCTATTATTGGTAGTTCTTTGGGTGGATTAATTTCTTTTTATGGCGGATTAAAACATCCTGATATTTTTGGTAAAATTGGTGCGCTTTCTACCTCTTTTTGGTTTTCTAATAAAGTAAATGATTTTGCAGAACAAAATGGAAATCAGAAAAACACAAAACTATATTTATTAGTTGGTGATAAAGAAGGAGCCTCTATGGTTCCTGACACAGATAATATGGCAGAACGATTGATAGACAGTGGTTTTCCATCAGATAATATTAAAACTAAAATTGCACCTGGAGGAAAGCATACTGAGTCTTTCTGGAAAGCAGAATTTTTAGAAGTAATTACATATTTATATAATTTATAA
- a CDS encoding DUF4347 domain-containing protein: protein MNNLNFFLLFQKLIHRKAIHFFTLLLIFFISSSSSSPIKGVSGNSLEITKKSAKKTIVFNVISSIDNENDRINKDYIVKNQTQTYFIDQSVSDLEAHVKTKTLENDSFHFFTHGKPGELLIDGKWLGKEEIAVFVNSKISNSQSQISYLNIYGCNFAEGEKGLQAVAYLENTLSLQVSASTNITGNGGDWVLEEGPKNKGLELADYKGNLQTISASNGTARCSNCVPAGWTDGGGTPDISNANIAGGGSNLYGLNATWVNTLPLPPNNHTEWISLRDLGSAITQESVFTTMSGLTPGVTYELVFYTLTSKTNQNGGSFFGSGNGWYAGTYIDALSYQIDGGAIQSLAVNEETWATTRISFLATAATATIRLLPINNGAYVAGTESQPNARSFRIETAQVSITANAINALPIADNNTAVTTTEIPVTFNVTSTDTDPDGTINIASVDLNPSLPGIQSSLTTADGTFTVSSLGDVTFTSIPGFTGDVSIPYTVQDNYVLDGVSNPGTSNQATLTVTVLNTTCTEGATVGTATANDPDGDGINNICDLDDDNDGILDIDECTPFVAIDSNQNGAFSNVSFGPAGITSSNLNDHTQPHTFNYIVVDGVTYSDFITPDGFNYNYNPPGSENIRIRENGAYTDEWVNNQSTWENFVLPAMQSRNLNYYQALDPGNPLGTGDYYELTYIEPIVVSSNRLLAWMERAGNSQASLEAFDVNGNSYNSTITTNTSDYTSTGALILDLTGQTADIAVYPLDDLAPLGAKIYKIRVNIDQNSGVDGKIFIMGDVNQPTGVCEDTDNDGIPDYLDLDSDGDGCSDALESGATTNQSSLYQFPNTSVGADGVPDAVQAIAGVNSGMVDYMVNSNYTNAAVTSCTNPCVAAVGIDTDNDGIDNACDLDDDNDGILDTVENNCTATFLESFGTGTGNPATSHPSVLNTENVRVGTSADFSSQAWYRSNTGSDATGNTEGRYLALDNPQGVSPVLSYQQNVTVIANNPYSYSLFIAAAAEESGQPASAYPDVRIQVKDGVGSVLATIDTGVISLAWVPYELLFTSTTTTVTIEIYNKNVSPIYNSLLVDEISVTTTFCDTDGDGIPNSLDLDSDGDGCSDALESGATTNQSSLYQFPNTLVGADGVPDAVQTVAGINSGLVDYTVNSNYTNAAVTSCTNPCVAAVGIDTDNDGIDNACDLDDDNDGILDTDEGASDTDGDGIPNHLDLDSDGDGCPDAIEAAVPSVLQTANIVNGTVGATTSTSTANAQINTTLDIVGANGYANSLETVADNGIIANAFTTTNYTTYALDNTKNGCGTPMITQVYWKDGERIVEVTNNASDKIVVPNAANLNLFNAGVTTARTATALNTAEITAGNSILFSSGAVTAQVKTGVTPITNAGVTAFDNTNDVITISRSGKAGTTNAPWDTRIDVVSGLTDFTSFVRIDETLVPNTTYTPAEWVQFVDDRAVLDGGLNPYKDVLYDVNGDKVAGSGPERHIHDALQSEITAVVNTESNTLLGLHRFGTTTTTGVGANTLATWPNGYPDRSRHVIVNGDYSHTTGVRLSARKLGVGDAKLATDNLLVVTNDISFTNANAEIRLLGAGQLVQTHTGAAQVSGLGKLLVDQNSEIPSLYRYNYMSSPVNTIGANTFTVGSVLKDGTNALDATTAIGNGASGIAKDITFVGGYDGAITANMPISLANYWIYTYAPSSDRRSNWVHKYDNLTIPQTDGFIMKGPGVAQNYTFVGTPKDGDLISSPAIGANESYLVGNPFASALSVKRFIEDNMKSTTATLYFWQHVGEADDSSSVSSGHNFAGYIGGYATRNIAMGISANDALLVGAFDIALQAEDPGVNINGTISSDGVEGFVIINTASNFVEFQNIIKGVDILKINYKSNLDKNITLKINGSTRGEYTLPASPSAFSTFDIQVCVETGANVTIMSNDSNETYINYLQLQDADGNISCAPNAGGSNASLVPEAYIAIGQGFFIQGDETDGGPIVFNNSQREFKTEGDNSVFFRNNNSSKTISSSNEATKDVLPIIKLGMDFLNGEGISIHRQIGASFNSNNSFAFDKGYDSEIYDLRLTDIYWKLPNDDLNYVIVGVEEVSDNLEIPIHITMNYNGSIAIQIDEIKGINRDVFLKDAVTNQIHLLNNNIVAIQLLKGSYLERFSLVFNGAVLSINDIENKTLDKEISIFTSTNTKELVIQNHRNLEINRVELYNILGQKIKEWSSLINKFENRLQVKSLDDQIYIVKVQTDKGYFSKKIYIK from the coding sequence ATGAATAATTTAAATTTCTTCTTGCTGTTTCAAAAATTAATACACAGAAAAGCAATACATTTTTTTACTCTTTTACTAATTTTTTTTATTAGCTCAAGTTCAAGTTCACCAATTAAAGGTGTTAGTGGTAATAGCCTAGAAATAACAAAAAAAAGCGCTAAAAAGACAATAGTTTTTAACGTTATATCATCAATAGATAATGAAAATGATAGAATTAACAAAGATTATATTGTTAAAAATCAAACGCAAACTTATTTTATAGACCAATCTGTATCTGATTTAGAAGCGCATGTGAAAACCAAAACATTAGAGAATGATTCGTTTCATTTCTTTACACACGGTAAACCAGGCGAGTTGCTAATAGACGGTAAATGGTTAGGGAAAGAAGAAATCGCGGTTTTTGTGAATTCAAAAATTTCTAATTCACAATCTCAAATTTCCTACCTTAATATATACGGTTGTAATTTTGCCGAAGGAGAAAAAGGATTACAAGCTGTAGCCTATTTAGAAAACACATTATCACTTCAAGTTTCTGCCTCTACTAATATTACAGGAAATGGAGGAGACTGGGTTTTAGAGGAAGGGCCTAAAAATAAAGGGTTAGAATTAGCAGATTATAAAGGCAACCTACAAACGATTTCTGCATCAAATGGTACGGCTAGGTGTTCTAATTGTGTGCCTGCTGGGTGGACGGATGGTGGAGGAACGCCAGACATTTCTAATGCTAATATTGCAGGAGGAGGTTCTAATCTTTATGGGTTAAATGCAACTTGGGTTAATACATTACCTCTTCCGCCAAATAATCATACAGAATGGATTTCATTAAGAGATTTAGGTTCAGCAATTACACAAGAAAGCGTTTTTACTACAATGTCTGGTTTAACGCCTGGTGTTACTTATGAGTTAGTTTTTTATACATTAACATCAAAAACAAACCAAAACGGAGGTTCATTTTTTGGTTCTGGTAATGGATGGTATGCTGGTACATATATTGATGCATTAAGTTATCAAATAGACGGTGGAGCAATACAATCTTTAGCTGTAAATGAAGAAACTTGGGCAACAACAAGAATTTCTTTTTTAGCAACAGCTGCAACTGCAACTATAAGGTTGCTGCCCATCAACAATGGTGCTTATGTTGCTGGAACTGAATCACAACCAAATGCACGCTCTTTTAGAATTGAAACCGCTCAAGTTTCAATTACTGCAAATGCAATAAACGCGTTACCTATTGCAGATAATAATACAGCAGTAACTACAACTGAAATCCCAGTGACATTTAATGTAACTAGTACAGATACAGATCCAGATGGTACTATTAATATAGCTTCGGTAGATTTAAACCCTTCTTTACCAGGTATTCAAAGCTCATTAACTACTGCAGATGGTACTTTTACTGTAAGCTCATTAGGTGACGTTACGTTTACCTCTATACCTGGTTTTACAGGTGATGTTAGCATACCTTATACTGTTCAAGACAATTATGTGTTAGATGGTGTATCTAACCCAGGTACTTCAAACCAAGCTACTTTAACAGTAACCGTTCTTAATACAACATGTACAGAGGGCGCAACAGTAGGAACAGCTACAGCAAACGACCCAGATGGAGATGGTATAAATAACATATGCGATCTTGACGATGATAATGATGGGATTTTGGATATTGATGAATGCACCCCATTTGTAGCAATAGATAGCAATCAAAATGGAGCATTTAGTAATGTTTCCTTCGGTCCTGCAGGAATTACAAGCTCAAATTTAAACGACCACACACAGCCTCACACATTTAATTACATTGTTGTGGATGGTGTTACTTATAGTGATTTTATTACACCAGATGGTTTTAATTATAATTACAACCCTCCTGGTTCAGAAAATATTAGAATAAGAGAAAATGGTGCTTATACAGATGAGTGGGTTAACAATCAGAGCACTTGGGAGAATTTTGTACTACCAGCTATGCAAAGCAGAAATTTAAATTATTATCAAGCATTAGATCCAGGAAACCCTTTAGGTACTGGAGATTATTATGAACTCACTTATATTGAGCCTATAGTTGTATCTAGTAATCGCCTTTTGGCATGGATGGAACGTGCAGGTAATAGTCAAGCAAGTTTAGAAGCTTTTGATGTAAACGGTAATAGTTATAATTCTACTATAACCACTAATACGTCAGATTATACTTCAACAGGTGCTTTAATTTTAGATCTTACTGGTCAAACAGCAGATATAGCCGTTTATCCATTAGATGATCTTGCGCCATTAGGCGCAAAAATATACAAAATAAGAGTTAATATTGATCAAAATAGTGGAGTGGATGGAAAGATTTTTATTATGGGCGATGTAAATCAACCAACAGGAGTTTGTGAAGACACAGATAATGATGGTATACCAGATTATTTAGACCTAGACAGTGATGGAGATGGTTGTTCAGATGCTTTAGAATCTGGCGCAACAACAAACCAGTCTTCTCTTTATCAGTTTCCTAATACATCTGTAGGTGCAGATGGTGTGCCAGATGCAGTGCAAGCAATAGCTGGTGTTAATAGTGGTATGGTAGATTATATGGTTAATTCTAATTATACAAACGCAGCAGTTACTTCTTGTACTAACCCTTGTGTAGCCGCAGTAGGAATAGATACAGATAATGACGGTATAGATAATGCTTGTGATTTAGACGATGATAATGATGGGATTTTGGACACAGTAGAAAATAATTGTACTGCTACTTTTCTTGAAAGTTTTGGTACTGGTACAGGTAATCCTGCAACAAGTCATCCAAGTGTTCTCAATACTGAAAACGTAAGAGTTGGTACAAGTGCAGATTTTTCAAGTCAAGCTTGGTATCGATCAAATACAGGGTCGGATGCCACAGGAAATACTGAAGGTAGGTATCTAGCGTTAGATAATCCTCAAGGAGTTTCACCTGTTTTAAGTTACCAACAAAATGTTACTGTTATAGCTAACAACCCTTATTCATATTCACTTTTTATAGCAGCAGCAGCGGAAGAGTCTGGGCAACCAGCCAGTGCCTATCCTGATGTTAGAATACAGGTTAAAGATGGTGTAGGTAGTGTTCTAGCAACAATAGATACAGGAGTTATATCATTAGCTTGGGTACCTTATGAACTTCTCTTTACTTCAACTACAACTACAGTAACAATTGAAATTTATAATAAAAACGTTTCTCCAATTTATAATTCACTTTTAGTAGATGAAATTAGCGTAACTACTACGTTCTGTGACACAGACGGAGATGGCATACCAAATTCATTAGACCTAGATAGTGATGGAGATGGTTGTTCAGATGCTTTAGAATCTGGCGCAACAACAAACCAGTCTTCTCTTTATCAGTTTCCTAATACACTTGTAGGTGCAGATGGTGTACCAGATGCAGTGCAAACAGTAGCAGGTATTAATAGTGGTTTGGTAGATTATACGGTTAATTCTAATTATACAAACGCAGCAGTTACTTCTTGTACTAACCCTTGTGTAGCCGCAGTAGGAATAGATACAGATAATGACGGTATAGATAATGCTTGTGATCTAGACGATGATAATGATGGTATTTTGGACACTGATGAAGGTGCTTCAGACACAGATGGAGATGGTATTCCAAATCATTTAGATTTAGATTCAGATGGCGATGGTTGTCCAGATGCTATAGAAGCAGCAGTGCCTTCAGTATTGCAAACAGCCAATATTGTAAATGGTACTGTTGGTGCTACAACATCTACGAGTACTGCCAATGCACAAATTAATACTACTTTAGATATTGTAGGTGCTAATGGTTATGCCAACAGTTTAGAAACTGTTGCAGACAATGGTATTATAGCCAATGCATTTACAACCACTAATTATACAACCTACGCTTTAGACAATACCAAAAACGGTTGTGGTACCCCAATGATAACACAAGTGTATTGGAAAGATGGAGAAAGAATTGTAGAAGTTACTAATAATGCTTCAGATAAAATAGTAGTACCCAATGCAGCCAATTTAAATTTATTTAATGCAGGTGTTACCACTGCAAGAACAGCAACCGCTTTAAATACTGCAGAGATTACAGCAGGTAATTCTATTTTATTCTCATCTGGTGCAGTAACAGCCCAAGTAAAAACTGGAGTTACTCCAATTACCAATGCAGGCGTAACCGCTTTTGATAATACCAACGATGTTATTACCATTTCTAGAAGTGGTAAAGCAGGTACAACAAATGCACCTTGGGACACAAGAATAGATGTGGTAAGTGGTTTAACAGACTTTACATCTTTTGTACGTATAGATGAAACTTTAGTGCCAAATACAACGTATACCCCAGCAGAATGGGTGCAATTTGTAGATGACAGAGCTGTTTTAGATGGAGGTTTAAATCCTTACAAAGATGTATTATACGATGTAAACGGAGATAAAGTTGCAGGTAGTGGACCAGAAAGACATATACACGATGCATTGCAATCAGAAATTACAGCGGTTGTAAATACCGAATCGAATACATTATTAGGTTTACATAGATTTGGAACTACCACCACAACAGGAGTAGGAGCAAATACATTAGCAACTTGGCCAAATGGATATCCAGACAGATCTAGACATGTAATTGTAAACGGAGATTATAGTCATACTACAGGAGTTCGATTAAGCGCAAGAAAATTAGGGGTAGGAGATGCTAAACTAGCCACAGATAATTTATTAGTAGTTACGAATGATATTTCATTTACCAATGCCAATGCAGAAATCCGTTTATTAGGAGCAGGACAATTGGTTCAAACCCATACAGGAGCTGCACAAGTTTCTGGTTTAGGTAAACTATTGGTAGATCAAAATTCTGAAATACCAAGTTTATATAGATATAATTATATGAGTAGTCCGGTAAACACTATTGGCGCAAATACATTTACGGTAGGTTCTGTTTTAAAAGATGGTACCAACGCATTAGATGCTACTACTGCTATTGGTAATGGTGCATCTGGTATTGCCAAAGACATTACTTTTGTGGGTGGTTATGATGGAGCAATTACTGCAAATATGCCAATTTCATTAGCCAACTATTGGATTTATACCTATGCACCCTCATCAGACAGAAGATCTAATTGGGTACATAAATATGATAATTTAACAATTCCACAAACAGATGGTTTTATAATGAAAGGCCCAGGTGTTGCTCAAAATTACACTTTTGTTGGTACCCCAAAAGATGGCGATTTAATATCTAGTCCTGCAATAGGCGCAAATGAATCTTATTTGGTTGGTAACCCTTTTGCATCAGCACTAAGTGTTAAAAGGTTTATAGAAGATAATATGAAATCTACCACAGCTACCTTGTATTTTTGGCAACATGTTGGTGAAGCAGACGATAGTAGTTCTGTTAGTTCTGGTCATAATTTTGCAGGTTATATTGGCGGTTATGCTACAAGAAATATTGCAATGGGTATATCTGCTAATGACGCATTACTTGTAGGGGCTTTTGATATTGCTTTACAAGCAGAAGACCCTGGAGTAAATATAAATGGTACAATCTCTTCTGATGGAGTTGAAGGTTTTGTTATAATTAATACTGCAAGTAATTTTGTTGAGTTTCAAAATATTATTAAAGGTGTAGATATTTTAAAAATAAATTATAAATCTAACTTAGATAAAAATATTACACTTAAAATTAATGGTTCCACTAGAGGAGAATATACCTTACCAGCATCTCCATCAGCTTTTTCAACATTTGATATTCAAGTATGTGTAGAAACAGGAGCTAATGTGACCATTATGTCTAATGATAGTAATGAAACATATATAAACTACTTACAATTACAAGATGCAGATGGTAATATTAGTTGTGCACCAAACGCTGGTGGTTCTAATGCAAGTTTAGTTCCAGAAGCATACATTGCTATTGGTCAAGGTTTCTTTATACAAGGAGACGAAACAGATGGAGGTCCTATTGTATTTAATAATAGTCAAAGAGAATTTAAAACAGAAGGAGATAATTCTGTCTTTTTTAGAAATAATAATTCTTCAAAAACAATATCCTCAAGTAACGAGGCTACCAAAGATGTTTTACCTATCATAAAACTAGGTATGGACTTTCTTAATGGAGAAGGAATAAGCATTCATAGACAAATTGGTGCTTCTTTTAATTCAAATAATTCTTTTGCTTTTGATAAAGGATATGATAGTGAAATTTATGATTTACGCCTTACAGATATTTATTGGAAACTACCAAACGATGATTTAAATTATGTAATTGTTGGTGTAGAAGAAGTTTCAGATAATCTAGAAATACCTATTCATATTACTATGAATTACAATGGCTCAATAGCAATACAAATAGATGAAATAAAAGGTATTAATAGAGATGTATTTCTTAAAGACGCAGTCACAAACCAAATACATTTATTAAATAATAATATTGTTGCAATACAGTTACTTAAAGGCTCTTATTTAGAAAGGTTTTCTTTAGTTTTTAATGGAGCTGTATTATCTATTAATGATATTGAAAATAAAACTTTAGATAAAGAAATATCAATATTTACAAGTACCAACACAAAAGAGTTAGTTATTCAAAACCATCGAAATTTAGAAATAAATAGAGTTGAATTATATAACATTTTAGGACAAAAAATAAAAGAATGGAGTAGCCTTATAAATAAGTTTGAAAATAGATTACAAGTAAAGAGTTTAGATGATCAGATATACATAGTTAAAGTACAAACTGATAAAGGGTATTTCTCAAAGAAAATTTATATAAAGTAG
- a CDS encoding PspC domain-containing protein: MILGVSDWLSPKINVKAKFIRIGFVVAFLLAGFGLGLYLILWIVKLLSK, encoded by the coding sequence ATGATATTAGGAGTTTCAGATTGGTTAAGTCCAAAAATAAATGTTAAAGCAAAGTTTATTAGAATAGGTTTTGTAGTTGCTTTTTTACTAGCAGGTTTTGGTCTTGGATTGTATTTAATCTTATGGATTGTAAAGCTACTTTCTAAGTAA
- the dut gene encoding dUTP diphosphatase, with translation MNVQIINKSKHATPNYETEGAAGMDLRANIEEAITLKPLERAIVKTGLFIALPIGFEAQVRPRSGLAAKKGVTVLNSPGTVDADYRGEIGVILVNLSNEEFVINDGERIAQLIIAKHERVNWQEVEVLSETERGAGGFGSTGV, from the coding sequence ATGAACGTACAAATAATTAACAAATCGAAACACGCAACTCCTAATTATGAAACTGAAGGAGCAGCAGGAATGGATTTAAGAGCAAATATTGAAGAAGCTATTACTTTAAAACCGTTAGAAAGAGCCATTGTAAAAACAGGTTTATTTATTGCATTACCAATTGGTTTTGAAGCACAAGTGAGACCTAGAAGTGGTTTAGCCGCTAAAAAAGGAGTTACTGTTTTAAATTCTCCAGGAACTGTAGATGCTGATTATAGAGGTGAAATTGGTGTAATTTTAGTCAACTTATCTAATGAGGAGTTTGTAATTAATGATGGCGAAAGAATTGCGCAATTAATTATTGCAAAACACGAACGTGTAAATTGGCAAGAAGTTGAAGTTTTAAGTGAAACAGAACGAGGTGCTGGAGGTTTTGGAAGTACTGGTGTATAA
- a CDS encoding MFS transporter: MAKQDPYAALRIKQFNIFLFVRFLLVFGWSMQFIVIEWQVYSITKDPLSLGIIGLMEIIPAFTMALFAGHIVDQNEKRSLLAICTAAFSLISLGLFLLTTDRIIGSWSTNAVLYSIYALVFFGGFLRSFFGPTIFSLVALLVPKKIYHNAATWSTSTWKTASVSGALFGGFFISWIGVDKTLCLVFILVILSLIFLFQIKKQPILNTKIGEPMRDSLKAGVKFVFQNKTILGVLSLDMIAVLFGGTVAILSVFAQDVLRVGPEGFGILNASISMGSILTMFITTYIPINKNTGKKMLISVFVFGLSIIAFGLSSIFWVSILALFISGAADGISMVIRQTILQLKTPDDMRGRVSSVNSMFVGSSNELGAFESGLAAKILGPVVAVVFGGTMTLITVVATGALNPTLRDLDLTAEIEANEKED, translated from the coding sequence ATGGCGAAACAAGATCCTTATGCAGCATTAAGAATAAAGCAATTTAATATCTTTCTGTTTGTTAGGTTTTTATTGGTTTTCGGTTGGTCTATGCAATTTATTGTCATTGAATGGCAAGTATATTCTATTACAAAAGATCCGTTATCTCTTGGAATAATTGGGTTGATGGAAATAATTCCAGCATTTACAATGGCTTTATTTGCAGGTCATATTGTAGATCAAAACGAAAAAAGAAGTTTATTAGCAATTTGTACAGCCGCTTTTTCATTAATTAGTTTAGGGTTATTTCTCTTAACTACAGATAGGATTATTGGCAGTTGGTCTACAAACGCAGTTTTATATTCTATTTATGCATTGGTTTTCTTTGGCGGATTTTTACGCTCATTTTTTGGGCCTACAATTTTTTCTTTAGTCGCGTTATTAGTTCCTAAAAAAATATATCACAACGCTGCAACTTGGAGTACAAGTACTTGGAAAACAGCATCTGTTTCTGGAGCTTTATTTGGTGGTTTTTTTATAAGTTGGATTGGTGTTGATAAAACTTTATGTCTCGTTTTTATTCTAGTAATTCTATCACTTATATTCCTTTTTCAGATAAAGAAACAACCAATTTTAAATACAAAAATTGGTGAACCGATGAGAGATAGTTTAAAAGCAGGAGTGAAGTTTGTTTTTCAAAATAAAACAATTTTAGGAGTCTTAAGTTTAGATATGATTGCCGTTTTATTTGGAGGAACTGTCGCTATTTTATCTGTTTTTGCACAAGATGTTTTAAGAGTTGGTCCAGAAGGTTTTGGTATTTTAAATGCGTCTATTTCTATGGGTAGTATATTAACAATGTTTATAACAACCTATATTCCTATCAATAAAAATACAGGTAAGAAAATGTTGATTTCTGTTTTTGTATTTGGACTTAGTATTATTGCTTTCGGGTTGTCATCTATTTTTTGGGTAAGTATTTTAGCATTGTTTATAAGTGGTGCTGCAGATGGAATTTCTATGGTGATTCGTCAAACAATTTTACAATTAAAAACACCAGATGATATGAGAGGAAGAGTATCTTCTGTAAACTCGATGTTTGTTGGGTCTTCAAACGAATTAGGAGCATTTGAAAGTGGTTTAGCGGCTAAAATATTAGGACCCGTAGTTGCAGTTGTTTTTGGTGGAACGATGACTTTAATTACAGTTGTTGCAACAGGTGCTTTAAACCCAACTTTAAGAGATTTAGATTTAACAGCAGAGATTGAAGCCAACGAAAAAGAAGATTAA
- a CDS encoding NAD(P)H-dependent glycerol-3-phosphate dehydrogenase, producing MNEQKKIAVFGGGSWATAIVKMLSENLETIGWYMRNEQAIEHIKENDHNPNYLRSADIFARQLDLSSNINYIVENYDVLIFAIPSAFLTSELKKLETSLENKIIFSAIKGIVPETGLIIGEHFNKEYNIPLENIGVITGPCHAEEVAMERLSYLTIACQDEEKAEFISNSLKSWYIKTKISDDIIGTEYAAMLKNIYAVAAGMAHGLGYGDNFQAVLMSNAIREMKRFIKKIHKMKRNINNSAYLGDLLVTGYSVFSRNRQFGNMVGKGYTVKSAQMEMSMIAEGYYATKSAFKMKEESGANTPIIDTVYNILYDNKSPQKEFKKLTDKLD from the coding sequence ATGAATGAGCAGAAAAAAATAGCGGTATTTGGAGGTGGTAGTTGGGCAACTGCTATTGTAAAAATGTTGAGTGAAAATTTAGAAACAATTGGTTGGTACATGAGAAATGAGCAAGCAATTGAACATATTAAAGAAAATGATCATAATCCAAATTATTTACGTTCTGCAGATATTTTTGCACGTCAATTAGATTTATCATCTAATATAAACTACATCGTTGAAAATTACGATGTACTTATTTTTGCAATTCCTTCAGCTTTTTTAACAAGTGAATTAAAAAAATTAGAAACTTCTTTAGAGAATAAGATTATTTTTTCTGCAATTAAAGGAATTGTACCAGAAACAGGTTTAATTATTGGAGAACATTTTAATAAAGAATACAACATTCCATTAGAAAATATTGGTGTAATTACAGGTCCTTGTCATGCAGAAGAAGTGGCAATGGAACGTTTGTCATACTTAACAATAGCTTGTCAAGATGAAGAAAAAGCTGAATTTATAAGTAATTCATTAAAAAGCTGGTATATAAAAACGAAGATTTCTGATGATATTATTGGTACTGAATATGCTGCGATGTTAAAGAATATTTATGCTGTTGCTGCTGGTATGGCGCATGGTTTAGGTTATGGAGATAATTTTCAGGCGGTATTAATGAGTAATGCTATTAGAGAAATGAAACGTTTTATTAAAAAGATTCATAAGATGAAACGAAATATTAATAACTCTGCTTATTTAGGTGATTTGTTAGTTACTGGTTATTCTGTTTTTAGTAGAAACAGACAATTTGGGAACATGGTTGGTAAAGGATACACCGTTAAATCTGCTCAAATGGAAATGAGTATGATTGCAGAAGGGTATTACGCTACCAAGAGTGCATTTAAAATGAAAGAAGAAAGTGGTGCAAACACTCCTATTATAGATACTGTTTACAATATTTTATATGATAATAAAAGCCCTCAAAAAGAATTTAAAAAATTGACAGATAAATTAGATTAA